In the Candidatus Deferrimicrobium sp. genome, CTGATCGACACGACCAGGGCCTCGCCGGCCACCGTCAGCTCGGTCACCGTCCGCCCCACCAGGAGGGGCGGGACCTCCGTCTCCACGATGTCGACCTCGCCGCTCCCCAGGCTCGCCACGGTGTCGAGGCGGGAGTAGCAGAGCAGCTCGGCCATCCGATGGATCCCCCACGTCACCGGCGTGATCGTGTG is a window encoding:
- a CDS encoding TrkA C-terminal domain-containing protein; protein product: HTITPVTWGIHRMAELLCYSRLDTVASLGSGEVDIVETEVPPLLVGRTVTELTVAGEALVVSISRAGKTFLPTLATVFHKGDLVHVAVLVTSADRLRQLLGLQ